In Drosophila nasuta strain 15112-1781.00 chromosome 2R, ASM2355853v1, whole genome shotgun sequence, a single genomic region encodes these proteins:
- the LOC132783989 gene encoding uncharacterized protein ZK1073.1 isoform X2 encodes MSKPVTPQHRSAGAAASGSVEKISKYNISTEKCGDLTVIVQGDLSQQEKRAVFITVHDLGCNHNSFQEFVSSPCMTEIKERSCFIHVDVPGHADNADALADNFPFPSLQALGEDLVTVLDYLHVKYVIGLGEGAGANVLARFGLAHPSRALGLILINATGSAASVLQSFKSKFISWKSDEVAQSAESFLMYHKFGHQIVGENPDKDKIVAEYQKRLHRSLNSKNVGLYVKAFMNRKDLTLKGCKVDVILITGMLSPYASMVEKLHRDVEKERVTILKIERAGDVLADAPSKVAQSILLFCKGQGLLTSIVMPGVDRGRSYSTASSSSFERRLSRGISMEDYDKPNIRRLSIMNSESPKKE; translated from the exons ATGTCCAAGCCGGTTACACCACAGCATCGTTCCGCTGGCGCCGCAGCTTCCGGTTCGGTTGAGAAGATTAGT AAATACAACATCAGCACGGAAAAATGCGGCGATCTGACAGTCATAGTCCAG GGAGATCTGTCGCAGCAGGAGAAACGTGCTGTATTCATTACAGTGCACGATTTGGGCTGTAATC ATAATTCTTTTCAGGAATTCGTGAGCAGCCCCTGCATGACCGAAATCAAGGAGCGCTCTTGTTTCATACATGTCGATGTGCCCGGCCATGCGGACAATGCCGATGCCTTGGCCGATAATTTCCCATTTCCATCGCTACAGGCTTTGGGCGAAGATTTGGTCACCGTGCTGGACTATCTGCatgtaaaatatgtaattgGTCTGGGCGAGGGAGCCGGTGCCAATGTCCTGGCCCGTTTTGGCCTCGCCCATCCTAGTCGGGCACTTGGCCTCATTCTGATCAATGCCACCGGCAGTGCTGCAAGTGTTTTGCAATCCTTTAAGAGCAAg TTCATTAGCTGGAAAAGCGATGAGGTGGCCCAATCGGCTGAGAGCTTTCTAATGTATCACAAATTTGGACAT CAAATTGTTGGCGAGAATCCAGATAAGGACAAGATTGTGGCCGAGTATCAAAAGCGTTTGCATCGATCATTGAACAGCAAGAATGTCGGTCTCTACGTGAAGGCGTTCATGAA tcgCAAGGATCTTACACTCAAAGGTTGCAAAGTCGATGTCATTTTGATCACTGGCATGCTCAGTCCATATGCCTCAATGGTTGAGAAGTTACATCGTGATGTGGAGAAGGAACGCGTTACCATCTTGAAGATAGAACGTGCTGGCGATGTTTTGGCCGATgct CCATCCAAGGTTGCTCAATCGATTCTATTGTTCTGCAAAGGCCAGGGATTGCTCACTTCGATCGTAATGCCAGGCGTTGATCGTGGACGATCGTATTCCACTGCCAGTTCAAGCTCATTTGAACGCCGCTTATCGCGCGGCATTTCTATGGAGGATTACGACAAACCCAATATTCGTCGTCTCAGCATAATGAACAGTGAGTCGCCCAAAAAGGAGTAA
- the LOC132783989 gene encoding uncharacterized protein ZK1073.1 isoform X1 → MSSIAAEKRASFARRAESLVERVRVLNTIYEKYNISTEKCGDLTVIVQGDLSQQEKRAVFITVHDLGCNHNSFQEFVSSPCMTEIKERSCFIHVDVPGHADNADALADNFPFPSLQALGEDLVTVLDYLHVKYVIGLGEGAGANVLARFGLAHPSRALGLILINATGSAASVLQSFKSKFISWKSDEVAQSAESFLMYHKFGHQIVGENPDKDKIVAEYQKRLHRSLNSKNVGLYVKAFMNRKDLTLKGCKVDVILITGMLSPYASMVEKLHRDVEKERVTILKIERAGDVLADAPSKVAQSILLFCKGQGLLTSIVMPGVDRGRSYSTASSSSFERRLSRGISMEDYDKPNIRRLSIMNSESPKKE, encoded by the exons ATGTCTTCCATTGCAGCAGAGAAACGCGCTTCCTTTGCGCGCCGTGCTGAAAGTTTGGTGGAGCGGGTGAGAGTATTGAATACCATTTATGAG AAATACAACATCAGCACGGAAAAATGCGGCGATCTGACAGTCATAGTCCAG GGAGATCTGTCGCAGCAGGAGAAACGTGCTGTATTCATTACAGTGCACGATTTGGGCTGTAATC ATAATTCTTTTCAGGAATTCGTGAGCAGCCCCTGCATGACCGAAATCAAGGAGCGCTCTTGTTTCATACATGTCGATGTGCCCGGCCATGCGGACAATGCCGATGCCTTGGCCGATAATTTCCCATTTCCATCGCTACAGGCTTTGGGCGAAGATTTGGTCACCGTGCTGGACTATCTGCatgtaaaatatgtaattgGTCTGGGCGAGGGAGCCGGTGCCAATGTCCTGGCCCGTTTTGGCCTCGCCCATCCTAGTCGGGCACTTGGCCTCATTCTGATCAATGCCACCGGCAGTGCTGCAAGTGTTTTGCAATCCTTTAAGAGCAAg TTCATTAGCTGGAAAAGCGATGAGGTGGCCCAATCGGCTGAGAGCTTTCTAATGTATCACAAATTTGGACAT CAAATTGTTGGCGAGAATCCAGATAAGGACAAGATTGTGGCCGAGTATCAAAAGCGTTTGCATCGATCATTGAACAGCAAGAATGTCGGTCTCTACGTGAAGGCGTTCATGAA tcgCAAGGATCTTACACTCAAAGGTTGCAAAGTCGATGTCATTTTGATCACTGGCATGCTCAGTCCATATGCCTCAATGGTTGAGAAGTTACATCGTGATGTGGAGAAGGAACGCGTTACCATCTTGAAGATAGAACGTGCTGGCGATGTTTTGGCCGATgct CCATCCAAGGTTGCTCAATCGATTCTATTGTTCTGCAAAGGCCAGGGATTGCTCACTTCGATCGTAATGCCAGGCGTTGATCGTGGACGATCGTATTCCACTGCCAGTTCAAGCTCATTTGAACGCCGCTTATCGCGCGGCATTTCTATGGAGGATTACGACAAACCCAATATTCGTCGTCTCAGCATAATGAACAGTGAGTCGCCCAAAAAGGAGTAA
- the LOC132783972 gene encoding m7GpppX diphosphatase has translation MPDQTETSPKLNVSSSEIKSPSYDLKKFKLKRILNNNSKAKSITLLGTFPDLSETDTAIVVFEKNAYRESDVATEAEVAAEKEKEEQKPTYFSSDLKVRTDFINNIYGSFQCVPNQELCAVKSTVIYPATDKHVEKYSICQKYLINETPDLYATITLPYITSSQFSLDWVYNILEHKQEKERIVFEDNDPETGFILLPDLKWDGRNVENLYLLGIVRNRGIKSLRDLNASHLPMLRHLREAAKQAILERYGLNPHQLRMYFHYQPSFYHLHVHINPIRNDAPGIWCEKSHMLDTVINNLELVSDYYARASLPFVLYEGNKLLELYDKQLSVRKAVVKKEEADKEQEELEKKEDEPAEAFSDEEPEEARQCKRIKLSTPEKQDESEKDLVAPACA, from the exons atgcccGATCAAACCGAAACAAGTCCCAAACTAAATGTAAGCAGCAGTGAGATTAAATCGCCCAGCTACGatttaaaaaagttcaaattgaaaCGCATActcaacaacaatagcaaagcGAAGAGCATCACATTGCTTGGTACTTTTCCGGATTTGTCTGAAACGGACacagcaattgttgtttttgagaAAAATG CTTATCGGGAGAGCGATGTGgcaactgaagctgaagttgcAGCAGAGAAGGAGAAAGAAGAGCAAAAGCCGACTTATTTCAGCAGCGATTTAAAAGTGCGCACCgattttattaacaatatttacGGCAGTTTTCAATGTGTGCCCAATCAGGAATTGTGTg CCGTCAAGAGCACTGTAATTTACCCGGCAACCGATAAACACGTTGAGAAATATTCCATTTGTCAGAAGTACCTCATCAATGAAACGCCTGATCTCTATGCAACCATCACGTTGCCCTACATTACTTCCAGCCAATTCTCCCTGGATTGGGTATACAACATACTTGAGCACAAGCAGGAAAAAGAACGAATTGTGTTCGAAGACAACGATCCCGAGACTGGCTTCATTTTGCTGCCCGATCTCAAGTGGGATGGCCGCAATGTGGAGAACCTTTATCTGTTGGGCATTGTGCGCAATCGGGGAATCAAATCACTGCGAGATCTCAATGCCAGCCACTTGCCCATGCTGCGGCATTTGCGGGAAGCGGCCAAACAAGCTATACTTGAACGTTATGGCTTGAATCCTCACCAACTTCGCATGTATTTCCACTATCAGCCATCGTTCTATCATCTGCATGTCCATATCAATCCCATACGCAATGATGCCCCTGGCATTTGGTGTGAGAAGTCCCATATGCTGGACACAGTCATCAATAATCTGGAGCTGGTGTCGGATTATTATGCGCGTGCCTCTCTGCCGTTTGTTTTGTATGAGGGCAACAAGTTGTTGGAGTTGTACGATAAGCAATTGTCAGTGCGCAAGGCAGTAGTCAAGAAGGAAGAAGCGGATAAGGAGCAGGAAGAGCTCGAGAAGAAAGAAGATGAGCCAGCAGAAGCATTTAGCGACGAAGAGCCAGAGGAGGCGCGTCAATGCAAGCGCATTAAGCTGAGCACGCCAGAGAAACAGGATGAATCGGAGAAAGATCTTGTGGCGCCGGCATGTGCTTAA
- the LOC132783989 gene encoding uncharacterized protein ZK1073.1 isoform X4: MSSIAAEKRASFARRAESLVERVRVLNTIYEKYNISTEKCGDLTVIVQGDLSQQEKRAVFITVHDLGCNHNSFQEFVSSPCMTEIKERSCFIHVDVPGHADNADALADNFPFPSLQALGEDLVTVLDYLHVKYVIGLGEGAGANVLARFGLAHPSRALGLILINATGSAASVLQSFKSKFISWKSDEVAQSAESFLMYHKFGHVMEVNQKFKPKYIYLASALFSTHALYIVSEHFNNIFNILLNLQ, encoded by the exons ATGTCTTCCATTGCAGCAGAGAAACGCGCTTCCTTTGCGCGCCGTGCTGAAAGTTTGGTGGAGCGGGTGAGAGTATTGAATACCATTTATGAG AAATACAACATCAGCACGGAAAAATGCGGCGATCTGACAGTCATAGTCCAG GGAGATCTGTCGCAGCAGGAGAAACGTGCTGTATTCATTACAGTGCACGATTTGGGCTGTAATC ATAATTCTTTTCAGGAATTCGTGAGCAGCCCCTGCATGACCGAAATCAAGGAGCGCTCTTGTTTCATACATGTCGATGTGCCCGGCCATGCGGACAATGCCGATGCCTTGGCCGATAATTTCCCATTTCCATCGCTACAGGCTTTGGGCGAAGATTTGGTCACCGTGCTGGACTATCTGCatgtaaaatatgtaattgGTCTGGGCGAGGGAGCCGGTGCCAATGTCCTGGCCCGTTTTGGCCTCGCCCATCCTAGTCGGGCACTTGGCCTCATTCTGATCAATGCCACCGGCAGTGCTGCAAGTGTTTTGCAATCCTTTAAGAGCAAg TTCATTAGCTGGAAAAGCGATGAGGTGGCCCAATCGGCTGAGAGCTTTCTAATGTATCACAAATTTGGACAT GTCATGGAGGTAAACCAAAAGTTtaaaccaaaatatatatatttagcttCAGCTCTCTTTAGTACTCATGCTCTTTATATAGTCTCAGAACATTTCAACAATATATTCAACATTTTGCTGAACCTTCAATAG
- the LOC132783989 gene encoding exocyst complex component 4 isoform X5, with the protein MSSIAAEKRASFARRAESLVERVRVLNTIYEKYNISTEKCGDLTVIVQGDLSQQEKRAVFITVHDLGCNHNSFQEFVSSPCMTEIKERSCFIHVDVPGHADNADALADNFPFPSLQALGEDLVTVLDYLHVKYVIGLGEGAGANVLARFGLAHPSRALGLILINATGSAASVLQSFKSKFISWKSDEVAQSAESFLMYHKFGHQIVGENPDKDKIVAEYQKRLHRSLNSKNVGLYVKAFMNRKDLTLKGCKVDVILITGMLSPYASMVEKLHRDVEKERVTILKIERAGDVLADAPSKVAQSILLFCKGQGLLTSIVMPGVDRGRSYSTASSSSFERRLSRGISMEDYDKPNIRRLSIMNMQQTCSGYFDFKPIRMDAPPPTKPPRGIKYGKDESAGCGFLVNVIKSLGFSETTEERQKEKQKIEQEFKRSDLRLNELVSRHDQQLTQVLPLFSQVSTEVTASRERIHAVKENLGACKRLLQCRRDELKKMWTDAVQHKYVLEMLEQIQELRKVPQRVVSYTEKRQYLHASKALTDALATLNGPLLGVEGLADLRTDLQSRRQQLYQRLHEELVTQVYKNSANEAFQRSNSSRLNSSFTRGIAARRSTDRIEANARVRKALSEMAQGFDLDKAEIIEDADLIDPELSMSYFIAIIVECFGMLHKVPDSLETLRVQIQTELLNVVRHTTQQLQATAAAATGEMNPLLTLLELIFKQFKAIAKTHTLLLKNYLAVGQKYAVVGPQPYDLTDFWAQAQSVLQLLLTDYLDIQNTSGDESSQTGFAEPTNNINSYFLRRKVPSTKKTMFKFDKSSHIAGNSMHETFKEHRRNASDASVDDNLGGTLGSGKGSVTGLLPHEKKQREKLLICTPDQNVITKVYLPLMGYIQEIENFMKCKPGQPCSLHDFVDNYIKDTFLSKGHNRNLQLTIESLSKNQDAWRAIITPEEMKSLNLSRPLLQSTVMVERRLVETKNLIEDLPCYSEELLKMVCALLKAYREICQAAYRGIVQPDSEDKRIYSVAWLKDEDISRFLKTLPNWTDLKTSSQRARHTRKLQRTNFEPSEEESPLQVQQRNIREAEMLTSNLGEGGITQQEILADISVLKELAILQESMEWFSVRVSEFANELRRPLVNGLNSAAAECTANVAIKDGTIKVMTNLALEFDELANTCLLVLHLEVRVQCFHYLRSKSSIRTNSYVGSKDDILEPDRQVSVLNKRLSEMDEAFSATLHPRKTRYIFEGLAHLAARILIQASNYLEHIDQITVQRMCRNSIALQQTLSNITASREVALDQAKHFYELLCMEPDEILNSLLERGTEFSEMQLLNALQLSCKACGITDANLLASYQQKLSDILGAKPSKGVVV; encoded by the exons ATGTCTTCCATTGCAGCAGAGAAACGCGCTTCCTTTGCGCGCCGTGCTGAAAGTTTGGTGGAGCGGGTGAGAGTATTGAATACCATTTATGAG AAATACAACATCAGCACGGAAAAATGCGGCGATCTGACAGTCATAGTCCAG GGAGATCTGTCGCAGCAGGAGAAACGTGCTGTATTCATTACAGTGCACGATTTGGGCTGTAATC ATAATTCTTTTCAGGAATTCGTGAGCAGCCCCTGCATGACCGAAATCAAGGAGCGCTCTTGTTTCATACATGTCGATGTGCCCGGCCATGCGGACAATGCCGATGCCTTGGCCGATAATTTCCCATTTCCATCGCTACAGGCTTTGGGCGAAGATTTGGTCACCGTGCTGGACTATCTGCatgtaaaatatgtaattgGTCTGGGCGAGGGAGCCGGTGCCAATGTCCTGGCCCGTTTTGGCCTCGCCCATCCTAGTCGGGCACTTGGCCTCATTCTGATCAATGCCACCGGCAGTGCTGCAAGTGTTTTGCAATCCTTTAAGAGCAAg TTCATTAGCTGGAAAAGCGATGAGGTGGCCCAATCGGCTGAGAGCTTTCTAATGTATCACAAATTTGGACAT CAAATTGTTGGCGAGAATCCAGATAAGGACAAGATTGTGGCCGAGTATCAAAAGCGTTTGCATCGATCATTGAACAGCAAGAATGTCGGTCTCTACGTGAAGGCGTTCATGAA tcgCAAGGATCTTACACTCAAAGGTTGCAAAGTCGATGTCATTTTGATCACTGGCATGCTCAGTCCATATGCCTCAATGGTTGAGAAGTTACATCGTGATGTGGAGAAGGAACGCGTTACCATCTTGAAGATAGAACGTGCTGGCGATGTTTTGGCCGATgct CCATCCAAGGTTGCTCAATCGATTCTATTGTTCTGCAAAGGCCAGGGATTGCTCACTTCGATCGTAATGCCAGGCGTTGATCGTGGACGATCGTATTCCACTGCCAGTTCAAGCTCATTTGAACGCCGCTTATCGCGCGGCATTTCTATGGAGGATTACGACAAACCCAATATTCGTCGTCTCAGCATAATGAACA TGCAACAAACTTGCTCGGGTTACTTTGATTTTAAACCCATCCGCATGGACGCGCCACCGCCGACAAAGCCACCTAGGGGCATTAAATATGGCAAGGATGAG TCCGCTGGATGTGGCTTCCTCGTCAATGTCATCAAATCGCTGGGTTTTAGTGAAACAACCGAAGAGCGACAAAAGGAGAAGCAGAAAATCGAACAAGAATTCAAGCGTTCCGATCTGCGACTAAATGAACTCGTTTCACGTCATGACCAGCAACTTACTCAAGTACTGCCACTATTCAGCCAGGTGTCCACAGAGGTCACAGCGAGTCGCGAGCGCATTCATGCAGTCAAAGAGAATCTGGGCGCCTGCAAGCGATTGCTGCAGTGTCGTCGCGATGAGCTCAAGAAGATGTGGACGGACGCAGTGCAGCACAAGTATGTGCTAGAGATGCTCGAGCAAAT TCAAGAGCTGCGCAAAGTGCCTCAACGTGTGGTCAGCTACACGGAAAAGCGTCAGTATTTGCATGCCAGCAAAGCACTGACGGATGCGTTGGCTACCTTAAATGGACCGCTGTTGGGTGTCGAAGGTTTGGCCGATTTACGTACCGATCTGCAGTCGCGACGCCAACAACTCTATCAACGTCTGCACGAAGAGCTCGTCACACAGGTGTACAAAAACTCTGCAAACGAGGCATTTCAGCGCAGCAATTCGAGTCGCCTCAACTCGAGCTTTACGCGTGGCATTGCTGCACGTCGCTCCACGGATCGCATTGAAGCAAATGCTCGGGTGCGCAAGGCATTGAGCGAAATGGCTCAAGGCTTTGATTTGGACAAGGCAGAGATTATTGAAGATGCGGATTTGATTGATCCCGAACTGAGCATGAGCTATTTCATTGCCATAATCGTGGAATGCTTTGGCATGCTGCATAAGGTGCCAGATTCGTTGGAAACGCTGCGTGTACAAATTCAAACTGAACTCTTGAATGTGGTGCGCCATACAACACAGCAGCTGCAAGctacagcagctgcagctacTGGTGAAATGAATCCGTTGCTTACTCTTCTAGAGTTGATTTTCAAACAGTTCAAAGCGATCGCAAAGACGCACACGCTGCTCCTCAAGAACTATTTGGCTGTAGGTCAAAAGTATGCTGTGGTTGGACCACAACCCTATGATCTGACGGATTTCTGGGCGCAGGCGCAATCTGTG ttgcaactgttgcttaCGGATTACTTGGATATTCAAAATACATCAGGGGATGAGAGCTCGCAAACGGGATTTGCCGAGCCAACAAACAATATCAACTCCTATTTCCTAAGACGAAAAGTTCCAAG CACCAAGAAAACCATGTTCAAGTTTGACAAGTCATCGCATATAGCAGGCAATAGCATGCATGAAACGTTCAAGGAACATCGACGCAATGCTTCGGATGCCTCAGTGGATGACAATTTGGGTGGCACGCTAGGCAGCGGCAAAGGATCTGTGACTGGTCTACTGCCGCACGAGAAAAAGCAGCGCGAAAAGTTGTTGATATGCACGCCTGATCAGAATGTGATCACCAAAGTGTATTTGCCTTTGATGGGCTACATACaggaaattgaaaactttatgAAATGCAAGCCAGG ACAACCTTGCAGCTTGCATGACTTTGTGGATAACTATATCAAGGACACATTCCTATCCAAGGGTCACAATCGCAACTTGCAATTGACCATTGAATCACTGTCCAAGAATCAAGATGCTTGGCGTGCAATTATAACACCTGAGGAGATGAAATCGCTAAATTTGAGCAGACCACTTCTGCAGTCCACAGTCATGGTTGAGCGAAGATTGGTGGAGACAAAAAATCTTATCGAGGATTTGCCTTGTTACTCAGAGGAGCTGCTAAAGATGGTGTGTGCATTGTTAAAGGCCTACCGAGAGATATGCCAAGCGGCCTACAGAGGAATAGTACAGCCAGATTCGGAAGATAAGCGTATCTACAGTGTGGCTTGGTTGAAGGATGAGGACATCAGTCGCTTCTTAAA AACGTTACCCAATTGGACTGATCTAAAGACATCGAGTCAGCGTGCTCGACACACGCGCAAATTGCAACGCACCAATTTTGAGCCATCCGAGGAAGAGAGTCCGTTGCAAGTGCAGCAACGAAACATACGAGAAGCTGAAATGCTGACCAGCAATTTAGGTGAAGGAGGCATAACTCAACAGGAAATATTGGCCGACATCAGTGTTCTCAAAGAGTTGGCCATACTACAAGAGAGTATGGAATGGTTCTCGGTGCGCGTCTCCGAGTTTGCCAACGAGTTACGACGTCCCCTCGTCAACGGTTTGAACTCAGCGGCTGCCGAATGCACAGCGAATGTGGCCATCAAGGATGGCACCATAAAGGTGATGACTAACTTGGCATTAGAGTTCGATGAGCTTGCAAATACATGTCTGCTGGTGCTGCATCTAGAGGTGCGTGTGCAATGCTTTCACTATTTGCGTTCCAAGTCGAGCATTAGAACGAATAGCTATGTGGGCTCTAAGGATGATATATTAGAGCCGGATCGTCAGGTATCGGTACTAAACAAGCGTCTATCTGAAATGGATGAGGCATTTAGTGCCACTCTGCATCCGCGCAAAACGAGG TATATCTTTGAGGGTTTAGCGCATCTAGCTGCACGCATTCTTATTCAGGCGTCCAACTACTTGGAGCACATTGATCAGATCACTGTGCAGCGCATGTGTCGCAATTCGATAGCTTTGCAGCAGACACTGAGCAACATAACTGCATCCCGAGAAGTTGCCTTGGATCAGGCGAAACATTTCTACGAGCTGCTTTGCATGGAGCCGGAT GAAATACTCAACTCACTGCTGGAGCGTGGAACGGAATTCTCCGAGATGCAGTTGCTCAACGCATTGCAATTATCGTGCAAGGCATGTGGCATTACAGATGCCAATTTACTGGCTTCCTATCAACAAAAACTATCCGACATATTGGGCGCTAAGCCCTCCAAGGGTGTTGTTGTATAA
- the LOC132783989 gene encoding uncharacterized protein ZK1073.1 isoform X3: MSSIAAEKRASFARRAESLVERKYNISTEKCGDLTVIVQGDLSQQEKRAVFITVHDLGCNHNSFQEFVSSPCMTEIKERSCFIHVDVPGHADNADALADNFPFPSLQALGEDLVTVLDYLHVKYVIGLGEGAGANVLARFGLAHPSRALGLILINATGSAASVLQSFKSKFISWKSDEVAQSAESFLMYHKFGHQIVGENPDKDKIVAEYQKRLHRSLNSKNVGLYVKAFMNRKDLTLKGCKVDVILITGMLSPYASMVEKLHRDVEKERVTILKIERAGDVLADAPSKVAQSILLFCKGQGLLTSIVMPGVDRGRSYSTASSSSFERRLSRGISMEDYDKPNIRRLSIMNSESPKKE, from the exons ATGTCTTCCATTGCAGCAGAGAAACGCGCTTCCTTTGCGCGCCGTGCTGAAAGTTTGGTGGAGCGG AAATACAACATCAGCACGGAAAAATGCGGCGATCTGACAGTCATAGTCCAG GGAGATCTGTCGCAGCAGGAGAAACGTGCTGTATTCATTACAGTGCACGATTTGGGCTGTAATC ATAATTCTTTTCAGGAATTCGTGAGCAGCCCCTGCATGACCGAAATCAAGGAGCGCTCTTGTTTCATACATGTCGATGTGCCCGGCCATGCGGACAATGCCGATGCCTTGGCCGATAATTTCCCATTTCCATCGCTACAGGCTTTGGGCGAAGATTTGGTCACCGTGCTGGACTATCTGCatgtaaaatatgtaattgGTCTGGGCGAGGGAGCCGGTGCCAATGTCCTGGCCCGTTTTGGCCTCGCCCATCCTAGTCGGGCACTTGGCCTCATTCTGATCAATGCCACCGGCAGTGCTGCAAGTGTTTTGCAATCCTTTAAGAGCAAg TTCATTAGCTGGAAAAGCGATGAGGTGGCCCAATCGGCTGAGAGCTTTCTAATGTATCACAAATTTGGACAT CAAATTGTTGGCGAGAATCCAGATAAGGACAAGATTGTGGCCGAGTATCAAAAGCGTTTGCATCGATCATTGAACAGCAAGAATGTCGGTCTCTACGTGAAGGCGTTCATGAA tcgCAAGGATCTTACACTCAAAGGTTGCAAAGTCGATGTCATTTTGATCACTGGCATGCTCAGTCCATATGCCTCAATGGTTGAGAAGTTACATCGTGATGTGGAGAAGGAACGCGTTACCATCTTGAAGATAGAACGTGCTGGCGATGTTTTGGCCGATgct CCATCCAAGGTTGCTCAATCGATTCTATTGTTCTGCAAAGGCCAGGGATTGCTCACTTCGATCGTAATGCCAGGCGTTGATCGTGGACGATCGTATTCCACTGCCAGTTCAAGCTCATTTGAACGCCGCTTATCGCGCGGCATTTCTATGGAGGATTACGACAAACCCAATATTCGTCGTCTCAGCATAATGAACAGTGAGTCGCCCAAAAAGGAGTAA